DNA from Sulfurimonas xiamenensis:
CACTTTTTGTACGCTTTGCAGCCCAATATGTTATTCCCAGTGTAGCACCGACAAAAATAACGAACATTACAATTGCAGGTACATTAAGATCTTGTTTTGCTACTTCACCCTCAATTGCTCCTGCTGCAAAAACTGCAACACTGCCGAGAATTAAAAATAAAAATATTCTATTTATCATCTACATTCCCTTCACTTTCTCTTTGATTTTGTTATTTAAGTCATCAAACTCGCCGTTTGCTCTTTTTGTATAAATACCCGTTAAAATAAAAGCAAAAAAGATAACTCCCATCCCGACTGGAATTCCTACCGTTGTTACAGAACCCTCAGATAGCGGAGTTCCAAGCACTTCTGGAAAATAGGCAATCATAAGGATAAATCCAAAATAGACTACTAGCATGATGATGGAGAGCATCACGGCAAAAGAGCTTCTCTTTGCTACTAACTCTTGATAATTTGGGTCATTCTTGACCACTTCTACGATATCTTTATGCATCTTTTTTTCCTTTAAAAGTTATAGTTTGCAATAAATCTGTACTCATTCCAGCCAGTTTTACCGCTTGTGCTCTCTGCAAAACCTCTTGGAAAGTTTCCGCGGAGACGAAGTTGAAGATTTTTTACAGCCTGTGGCTTATAGATTGCATCAAATCCTGCTTCACTAGCAGTTCTCTCTACACCATATCCACTGTTTTCATCCATATCAAACTCAGTATAATAAGCTGCAGTTGTTAAGTTTGTGCCCATATCTTTAAAATTATATGATGCAGCTACCTTTGCAGCTTTTGTACCAGCTAAAAACATATGGCGCGTTACCATACCTTGTGTATATGCCGGCATTCCACCCCACGCAGACACAATTGCATTTTCAAGATAGTTATTATTGTCTGCTGCATCATTCTCACCTGTTTGTGAATAAGCAAACGATAGATTAAAATTTTGTACTTTAAATCCAACTTTTGCCGCACCGTATGTACTCTCTATCTCACCGCCAAATTCATCTCCGACAGAGTTCTCTTTGATAAACTGTACTCCTGCATAAGGCTTGATTGCATCAGTTATTAAACAGTTCCATGAAAAGTTAGCCTCTCCATATACTATGTTCATAATATCATGTGCGTAATAATCCCACAACTGAAGTTTTAAGTTATCTATGCCTGTATATGTAACAGAAGCCATTGTGATACCGTCTGTTGACTCATCAAAAGCATATGTTCCTACATTTTTAAATTCTCCCGCATAATCTTGAGAATTAACATAAGAGTAACCTGCTGTTGCAGATAAAATTCCACCATTATAAGCACGACCAAATGTTCCTTGTGCAAACTTTGTTACATGTCCAAGAGTAAGCGTTGTATCTGTAATATCTTTGTTTGTTAAAACATAAGCCTCAAATAAGTTTGGAAGCATTCTTGCATCATCATCACCCAGCATAGGAGTTGAAAGTTTTTGGCGTCCTGCTTTAAATGTTGTATTTTCAAATTTGTACTGAAGATAAGCTTCACCCAGCATTGAATAGTTGTCATTGCCTTCACCAAATAGAGTCGGATCCATAGTTTCGCGAGAATCTATCTCATTTGTAGTATAAAATGCAGTTGCAAAACTTAAACCGTTAAGAGAAGCCGTCTCATACTTTAAATATCCGCCAATTGCAGTTGAACCTCTATGTGTTGTATTTCCTGCACTTCCTTGATACTCTCTGTCTATATAAAACATACGAATTTGACCGCTAGCTTTTCCTTCAGAAAACATACTGCTTAAATCTTCCGCAGCATTTAAATGCGAAG
Protein-coding regions in this window:
- a CDS encoding OprD family outer membrane porin — protein: MKKGLMLSVVTFGLIASSHLNAAEDLSSMFSEGKASGQIRMFYIDREYQGSAGNTTHRGSTAIGGYLKYETASLNGLSFATAFYTTNEIDSRETMDPTLFGEGNDNYSMLGEAYLQYKFENTTFKAGRQKLSTPMLGDDDARMLPNLFEAYVLTNKDITDTTLTLGHVTKFAQGTFGRAYNGGILSATAGYSYVNSQDYAGEFKNVGTYAFDESTDGITMASVTYTGIDNLKLQLWDYYAHDIMNIVYGEANFSWNCLITDAIKPYAGVQFIKENSVGDEFGGEIESTYGAAKVGFKVQNFNLSFAYSQTGENDAADNNNYLENAIVSAWGGMPAYTQGMVTRHMFLAGTKAAKVAASYNFKDMGTNLTTAAYYTEFDMDENSGYGVERTASEAGFDAIYKPQAVKNLQLRLRGNFPRGFAESTSGKTGWNEYRFIANYNF
- a CDS encoding DUF485 domain-containing protein, with product MHKDIVEVVKNDPNYQELVAKRSSFAVMLSIIMLVVYFGFILMIAYFPEVLGTPLSEGSVTTVGIPVGMGVIFFAFILTGIYTKRANGEFDDLNNKIKEKVKGM